In Mucilaginibacter celer, one DNA window encodes the following:
- a CDS encoding SusC/RagA family TonB-linked outer membrane protein, producing the protein MNNIIRRTLYNKLADSVTKKPYDLSKFPAVSLQQLLKGQFAGLYVQEPSGEPGTVQNMFMRGAPMPLLSQRDVYQSQPLVVLDGIPLVTEHPFAYDIQLYDYNRLGTATNPFAHIDMNNIASIEVLKDLSATAVYGPRAVNGVIVLTSKTPVAAKSITFDSYIGLAQRPHVNTINGKYENAFRQRFYDLYTTNGRYSDDENYPIYLSDSLNNVYSGKSDWSDLYYRNAVVYGINFGISGGTDRANFRFSLGDLKNNGIADGTVLNRYSAMFNINMKPIKWLLFSAMVNANRLDRQRNKYLRDRFAQINYFPDLSAPLPPNKEYYADYLAQYKKGFDNNKINIVDGYAKIGIDLGRFKFTTTFNVDYNEGYRDVFYARTLLQGNSYASNYFGYSQRIMADNKASYDLTLNKVNDFHFEVGQSTQWDTYKYSNAYAYKGVNDYIKIDLLDSNPKNPDGSDNPNYLNPTAFPRELTFRFLDKIRHNLVSFYAKTDYSFKEKYFISATVRADGSSNAQPTSRWFYSPVLSAAWNIKKELLDNSTIINDLILRASAGRLGRLNAFDNYAQGPQYTASVGYTGNLTVPGYNAFGVLTRPYATGWVGYGIPWSYSNQLNIGADAGFLNNRLHLSVDWYLKQEKNLLIGIPAFAEYGYKQSIESGMAVNNSGIDVSISADIIRNTNFGWTSSLNLNRNSNKLKALPRGLNQIIVNNRLLKVGSPVDQYWLLINDGIYKSESEVPVVNGQPLKYNGIALHAGDPRWRDINGDNAIDNNDKVLKGHSLPKLSGGYDNNFRYGNWNLNINLYFNLGRDLIHQEMASRFDFINREGNSDVNSVKEITFWEKRGDYNKYPLYNPWSTVIPYRVDQDLFLENASFLKLRTVSIGYDLTKAMRLKKIRLTRFYVYATANNVFTITPYTGQDPELVSYDGYDTGYGLPIPRTYTLGVKMEL; encoded by the coding sequence ATGAATAATATTATCAGGCGTACTTTGTATAATAAACTGGCGGATAGTGTTACCAAAAAACCTTATGACCTGTCGAAGTTTCCCGCTGTATCCCTGCAGCAACTTTTAAAAGGGCAATTTGCCGGCCTTTATGTGCAGGAGCCCTCGGGCGAACCCGGTACTGTTCAGAATATGTTTATGCGCGGCGCACCCATGCCGTTGCTTTCTCAGCGGGATGTTTACCAGTCGCAGCCGCTGGTTGTGCTGGATGGGATCCCATTGGTAACAGAGCATCCCTTTGCTTATGATATTCAACTATATGACTATAACAGGTTGGGGACGGCTACCAACCCGTTTGCTCATATTGACATGAATAATATTGCCTCTATCGAGGTATTGAAAGACCTGTCGGCCACCGCAGTTTACGGGCCGCGCGCAGTTAACGGCGTCATCGTTTTAACCTCAAAAACGCCGGTAGCTGCCAAAAGCATCACTTTTGATTCGTATATAGGCCTCGCACAGCGTCCGCATGTAAATACCATCAACGGCAAGTATGAAAATGCTTTCAGGCAGCGCTTTTATGACCTTTATACCACCAATGGCAGATACTCGGATGATGAAAATTATCCCATCTACCTGAGCGATTCACTGAATAATGTTTACAGCGGAAAATCTGACTGGAGCGACCTTTACTATCGCAACGCGGTTGTTTACGGTATAAACTTTGGTATTTCGGGTGGTACTGACCGGGCCAACTTCCGGTTCTCATTGGGTGATCTGAAAAACAATGGCATTGCTGATGGAACTGTGCTAAACCGTTATAGCGCCATGTTCAACATCAACATGAAACCAATTAAATGGTTATTGTTTTCGGCTATGGTAAATGCCAACCGGCTGGACCGGCAGCGCAATAAATACCTGCGCGACAGGTTTGCCCAGATCAATTACTTCCCCGATCTCAGCGCCCCATTGCCACCCAACAAAGAGTACTATGCCGATTACCTGGCGCAGTACAAAAAAGGTTTTGATAACAACAAAATAAACATTGTTGATGGCTATGCCAAAATAGGCATCGACCTGGGGAGATTTAAGTTTACAACCACTTTTAACGTGGATTATAATGAGGGCTATCGCGATGTATTTTACGCGCGTACCCTTTTACAGGGCAACAGCTATGCATCCAATTACTTTGGTTACAGCCAAAGGATAATGGCCGACAATAAGGCAAGCTACGATCTGACCTTGAATAAGGTGAACGATTTTCATTTTGAGGTTGGACAATCAACTCAATGGGATACTTATAAGTATAGCAATGCCTATGCTTACAAAGGCGTGAATGACTATATCAAGATCGACTTGCTGGATTCTAACCCCAAAAATCCGGATGGATCTGATAATCCAAATTACTTAAACCCAACTGCCTTCCCGCGTGAGTTAACCTTCCGTTTTTTAGATAAGATAAGGCATAACCTGGTTTCGTTTTATGCCAAAACCGATTATTCATTTAAAGAAAAGTATTTTATATCGGCCACTGTGCGCGCCGACGGATCATCCAATGCCCAGCCCACAAGCAGGTGGTTTTACTCGCCGGTGCTATCTGCAGCCTGGAATATAAAAAAGGAATTGTTAGATAACAGCACGATTATAAACGATCTCATTTTAAGGGCCAGCGCAGGCCGCTTAGGCCGCCTTAACGCTTTTGATAATTACGCGCAAGGCCCTCAGTACACAGCATCTGTTGGTTATACCGGCAATTTAACCGTGCCCGGGTATAACGCGTTTGGTGTGCTTACCAGGCCTTATGCTACCGGTTGGGTTGGTTATGGCATCCCGTGGTCGTACTCTAATCAGTTGAATATCGGTGCAGATGCCGGTTTCCTAAATAACCGCCTGCACCTATCGGTTGATTGGTACCTGAAACAGGAAAAAAATTTACTGATAGGCATCCCGGCTTTTGCCGAGTATGGCTACAAACAGTCGATAGAGAGCGGGATGGCTGTGAACAATAGCGGTATAGATGTATCAATATCTGCCGATATCATCCGGAACACCAATTTTGGTTGGACATCATCCTTAAACCTTAACCGTAACAGCAACAAGCTAAAGGCATTGCCAAGGGGCTTAAATCAGATCATTGTTAATAACAGGCTGTTAAAAGTGGGCAGCCCGGTTGATCAGTATTGGTTGCTGATTAACGACGGCATTTATAAATCAGAAAGCGAAGTACCTGTTGTAAACGGACAGCCCCTTAAATACAACGGTATAGCCCTGCATGCCGGCGACCCAAGATGGCGAGACATCAATGGCGACAACGCAATTGATAATAATGATAAGGTATTAAAAGGACATTCGCTACCAAAACTCTCAGGTGGGTACGATAATAATTTCAGGTATGGCAACTGGAATTTGAACATCAACCTTTACTTCAACCTGGGCCGCGACCTGATACACCAGGAAATGGCCAGCCGCTTTGACTTTATTAACCGCGAAGGCAACAGCGATGTAAACTCGGTTAAAGAGATCACATTTTGGGAAAAACGTGGAGACTATAATAAATACCCTTTGTATAACCCCTGGAGCACAGTTATCCCCTACCGGGTTGATCAGGATCTTTTCCTTGAAAACGCTTCATTCCTGAAACTGCGAACAGTTTCTATCGGGTATGATCTTACCAAAGCCATGCGCCTTAAAAAAATCAGGCTAACCAGGTTTTATGTGTATGCCACAGCCAATAATGTGTTTACTATAACCCCATACACCGGCCAGGATCCTGAACTGGTAAGCTATGATGGCTATGATACAGGTTATGGCCTGCCAATACCAAGAACCTACACCCTTGGGGTAAAAATGGAATTATAA
- a CDS encoding RagB/SusD family nutrient uptake outer membrane protein: protein MKLFKTIKYTIPVLSLIVLASCKKFLDVQPKDSVSDSQTIVDRASAETAVRGIYRALSADNYYGVNFVSVGYLSGDNVQWTGSQSIVQQFIDHNVKADNATVSGIWLAIYTTINRANYVIAKLPGVTDATLTTAAKNQLLGEAYFIRALCYFDLARTWGGVQIVTTPTISATDKNGIKRSTVAQTYAQVLSDLNAAEPLLSLPTTQNPVRANKETVYALKARYYLYQKDWTNAENYATLVLGDVQNYTLLKPYSAWFANNAVGTKESVFELAYSATYTNGHRGQWQPPANSGTRQWAPNAAFLALVNDPAIGGNRSALVAKTSAGLWYGNLYYRSPATDPAYIIRIAEEYLIRAEARAQLNKLDVAAADLNAVRERVGLAATTATSQADILLAIENERRIEFALEGHRWFDLVRTGRAAAVLGVTDANKLVLPIPVDQLNVDPALTQNPGY from the coding sequence ATGAAATTATTTAAAACTATAAAATATACAATCCCCGTTTTATCGCTGATTGTACTGGCTTCCTGCAAAAAGTTTTTGGATGTGCAGCCGAAAGATTCGGTGTCAGATTCGCAAACTATTGTCGACAGGGCATCGGCCGAAACCGCTGTGCGTGGTATTTACAGAGCTTTATCTGCTGATAATTACTACGGTGTAAACTTTGTTTCAGTAGGTTATTTATCAGGCGATAATGTACAGTGGACAGGTTCGCAATCTATCGTACAACAATTTATCGATCATAATGTAAAAGCTGATAACGCTACGGTATCCGGCATCTGGCTGGCTATTTATACCACCATCAACAGGGCAAACTATGTAATCGCGAAGCTTCCGGGTGTTACGGATGCTACACTAACCACTGCCGCTAAGAATCAACTACTTGGCGAGGCTTATTTTATCAGGGCGCTATGCTACTTTGATTTGGCTCGTACCTGGGGCGGCGTACAAATTGTAACCACGCCGACCATATCGGCCACAGATAAAAACGGCATCAAGCGCAGCACTGTAGCGCAAACATACGCCCAGGTATTAAGCGACCTGAACGCTGCCGAGCCGTTGCTATCGTTACCAACAACACAAAACCCGGTTAGGGCCAATAAAGAAACCGTTTACGCCCTAAAAGCAAGGTACTATCTGTACCAAAAAGACTGGACCAATGCTGAGAATTACGCCACACTTGTTTTGGGCGATGTACAAAATTATACATTGTTAAAACCTTACAGCGCATGGTTTGCCAATAACGCGGTGGGTACTAAAGAATCGGTTTTTGAATTGGCTTATAGTGCTACTTACACCAACGGTCATCGAGGGCAATGGCAGCCGCCTGCCAACAGCGGTACCCGCCAGTGGGCACCAAACGCTGCATTTTTAGCTTTAGTTAATGATCCTGCGATAGGCGGCAACCGTAGTGCATTGGTTGCGAAAACATCGGCAGGGTTGTGGTATGGTAATCTTTATTACCGCAGCCCGGCTACCGATCCGGCTTACATAATCAGGATAGCCGAAGAATACCTGATTCGTGCAGAAGCCCGCGCACAACTCAATAAACTTGATGTGGCAGCTGCTGATCTGAATGCCGTGCGTGAGCGTGTCGGCTTAGCAGCAACAACCGCTACCTCACAGGCCGATATTTTATTGGCTATCGAAAACGAACGGCGTATAGAATTTGCATTGGAGGGTCATCGCTGGTTTGATTTAGTGCGTACCGGCAGGGCAGCGGCCGTATTGGGCGTGACCGATGCTAACAAGCTTGTACTGCCTATCCCGGTTGATCAGCTGAATGTTGATCCGGCTTTAACACAAAATCCGGGCTATTAA
- a CDS encoding SusC/RagA family TonB-linked outer membrane protein, producing MEIFIRKNTPVLFKYFFLLLFSLPFAAVAQQEPPATVNSILKGRVFDAATKDVLPGAVVSIKGTTHAVSTSAEGRFDFVTGQKFPYTLIVRFIGYEQQEIVVNGSPVEIYLKPIPQQLNDVVVVGYGTKTRKDLISSVSTIKADEVKKTPVASFDAQLQGKASGVQINSNTGVPGDGIFIRVRGTTSINATADPLYIVDGVFLNSTSLQTVNTGGRATSPIADINPSDIENIEVLKDASATAIYGSRGANGVVIVTTKRGNYNARPKINFNVSQGLAWQPKGKLWKLTTGPQHAEIVNEFYRNSEADALAAGNAAGIKTYQFAPFRAADDNPTASPAPRGLPSDQKTYDRLGELFRTANLSNYDLSLEGGSKDTRYYIGAGYTKQQADIKPIDFSRFGFKVNLDQRISDRVQVGTSNSVSRSYRNQARSGDGPAGGLFQSALHTPTYLPETNADGTPARYAGFDNLQVLLNNYNVNTVSLRYIGNVFADVEILKDLKFRSSWSVDYNNYNESEYWNDKTQLGASPTNGLATSAITQSTAWINEQTLTYKHLFAEKHALDVVVGNTLQSNTIALTSAQGTGFPNNSFVDISSASTRTANQTWTKYNLSSFFSRISYNYASKYYLELSGRADGSSKFGTNHQWGYYPSIGASWRAKEESFLKNVNAISDLKIRASYGVTGNQGGIANFAARGLWTGGAGYPDNTTGGDKAGTAPQQLANQNLKWESTKQANVGFDLGLLNNRLNVAVDLYSKQTSDVLLQLPVPAITGYSTYYSNAGKISNKGYEISINSTNIKTKDFSWTTGFNISGNVNKIKTLPVPINQYSRDWIRMQQGYSMFSFWMYKQLGVDPQTGNAIFEDVNKDGVINTADRQIVGNALPKYFGGLSNTITYKGFDAGFLFSFEEGNKVLNLNRFFGEGGGTRDANRVIFASQLNRWQKPGDITDVPRLTAYGNNYTLEQNSRFLEDGSFIRLKSLTLGYTLPKALTQKIDIQALRIYVVGSNLLLFTKYTGPDPEANVGGGQDVQGIDLGTPPQPRSVQLGVNITL from the coding sequence ATGGAAATATTTATCCGTAAAAACACACCTGTACTTTTCAAATATTTTTTCCTGCTCCTGTTTTCTTTGCCTTTTGCAGCAGTGGCCCAGCAGGAGCCACCCGCAACTGTAAACTCCATTTTAAAAGGCCGCGTATTTGACGCTGCTACTAAAGATGTATTGCCGGGTGCTGTTGTATCTATTAAAGGCACAACCCACGCGGTATCAACCAGTGCCGAAGGCCGTTTTGATTTTGTAACCGGTCAAAAATTCCCCTATACTTTAATTGTTCGTTTTATTGGATATGAGCAGCAGGAGATTGTTGTAAACGGTAGCCCTGTCGAGATTTACCTGAAACCTATTCCCCAGCAACTGAATGATGTGGTTGTGGTAGGTTATGGTACCAAAACCCGTAAGGATCTCATCAGCTCGGTATCAACCATCAAGGCTGATGAAGTAAAGAAAACTCCGGTTGCCAGTTTTGATGCCCAGTTGCAGGGTAAAGCATCCGGTGTACAAATTAATTCCAATACCGGTGTTCCTGGTGATGGGATTTTTATCCGGGTACGTGGTACAACCTCTATCAACGCAACTGCCGATCCTTTGTATATTGTTGATGGTGTGTTTTTAAACAGCACCAGCTTGCAAACGGTAAATACCGGCGGCAGGGCAACATCACCCATCGCCGATATAAACCCTTCAGATATCGAAAATATCGAAGTTTTAAAAGATGCCAGTGCTACAGCCATATACGGTTCGCGTGGTGCCAATGGCGTGGTTATAGTAACCACCAAACGGGGTAATTATAACGCAAGACCAAAGATCAATTTCAATGTTTCGCAGGGATTGGCCTGGCAGCCTAAAGGTAAGCTTTGGAAATTAACTACCGGCCCTCAGCATGCCGAAATTGTAAATGAATTTTACCGCAATTCGGAGGCAGATGCTCTTGCAGCAGGTAACGCCGCGGGTATCAAAACTTACCAGTTTGCACCGTTCCGCGCGGCGGATGATAACCCTACAGCTTCGCCTGCACCGAGGGGTTTACCATCCGACCAAAAAACATATGATCGCCTTGGCGAGTTGTTCCGCACCGCAAACCTGTCTAATTATGACCTTTCGTTAGAAGGCGGTTCGAAAGATACCCGCTACTACATCGGCGCGGGTTATACCAAACAGCAGGCCGATATCAAGCCTATTGATTTCAGCAGGTTTGGTTTTAAGGTAAACCTTGACCAGCGCATCAGCGATAGGGTACAGGTAGGTACAAGTAACAGCGTGTCTCGTTCATACCGCAACCAGGCCCGCTCGGGTGATGGTCCGGCCGGCGGTTTGTTCCAGTCGGCCTTGCATACGCCAACTTACTTGCCCGAAACTAATGCCGATGGTACACCTGCCCGTTATGCCGGTTTTGATAACCTGCAGGTATTGCTCAATAATTATAACGTAAATACGGTTAGCCTGCGCTATATAGGCAACGTATTTGCTGATGTTGAAATTTTAAAAGATTTAAAATTCCGCTCGAGCTGGAGTGTTGATTACAATAACTACAACGAATCGGAATATTGGAATGATAAAACCCAGTTGGGCGCCTCACCAACCAACGGCCTCGCAACATCAGCCATAACCCAAAGTACAGCCTGGATTAACGAGCAAACTTTAACTTATAAGCACTTGTTTGCCGAAAAACACGCCCTTGATGTGGTGGTTGGTAATACACTGCAAAGCAATACTATCGCCCTTACGTCTGCACAGGGAACAGGGTTTCCTAATAACTCGTTTGTAGATATCTCGTCGGCGTCAACCCGTACGGCTAATCAAACCTGGACCAAGTATAATCTGTCGTCGTTCTTTTCGAGGATCTCTTATAACTATGCCAGCAAGTACTACCTGGAACTGAGCGGTCGTGCAGATGGTTCGTCAAAATTTGGCACTAACCATCAATGGGGATATTATCCATCAATAGGCGCTTCATGGCGAGCCAAGGAAGAAAGTTTTTTGAAAAATGTTAACGCCATCAGCGATCTTAAAATTCGTGCAAGTTATGGCGTTACCGGCAACCAGGGCGGTATAGCCAATTTCGCGGCCCGGGGACTATGGACCGGTGGTGCCGGTTACCCGGATAACACAACCGGAGGTGATAAAGCCGGCACTGCCCCGCAACAGTTGGCCAACCAAAACCTTAAATGGGAAAGCACTAAACAGGCCAACGTTGGTTTTGATTTGGGGCTGCTGAATAATCGTTTAAACGTAGCTGTTGATTTGTACAGCAAACAAACCAGCGATGTTTTACTGCAATTGCCTGTACCTGCTATTACCGGTTACAGTACTTATTACAGCAATGCGGGTAAAATAAGTAATAAAGGTTACGAGATCAGCATCAACTCTACCAATATTAAAACCAAAGATTTTAGCTGGACCACCGGTTTCAACATCTCGGGTAATGTTAATAAAATTAAAACCCTGCCGGTACCTATTAATCAATACAGCCGCGATTGGATCAGGATGCAGCAAGGCTATTCGATGTTTTCCTTCTGGATGTATAAACAGTTAGGTGTCGATCCGCAAACGGGTAATGCCATATTTGAGGATGTGAATAAGGATGGCGTGATCAACACCGCCGACAGGCAGATAGTTGGCAATGCCCTGCCAAAATACTTTGGCGGCTTAAGTAATACCATCACCTATAAAGGTTTTGATGCCGGCTTTTTGTTCAGCTTTGAAGAGGGTAACAAGGTGCTTAATCTAAACCGTTTCTTCGGCGAAGGCGGCGGCACCCGCGATGCTAACCGTGTAATATTTGCCAGCCAGCTAAACAGGTGGCAAAAACCCGGCGATATTACCGATGTGCCGCGCTTAACCGCCTACGGCAACAACTACACACTTGAGCAGAACAGCCGCTTTTTAGAAGATGGTTCATTTATCCGCCTGAAATCATTAACGCTTGGTTATACACTGCCTAAGGCGCTTACTCAAAAAATTGATATCCAGGCATTGCGCATTTATGTGGTTGGCAGTAACCTGTTGCTGTTCACCAAATATACCGGTCCTGATCCTGAAGCCAATGTAGGCGGGGGGCAGGATGTACAGGGTATTGACCTGGGTACACCACCACAACCGCGTTCAGTTCAGTTAGGTGTAAACATTACTTTATAA
- a CDS encoding DoxX family protein translates to MSTLTTNQTKWKGYEKAAFRFFFIYFVLQALPLDWKYFGNLFRIQWGSLSFGDIFYISRYTPQFVSGSTTPGTWGIGTLADWALLAGIALIGAIVWSLSDKKSENYNKLYYWLRVILRYRLAIGIIAYGFIKFFPMQSPLPSISNLNTSYGDFNRWKLFSLSLGIVPGYESFLGLVEIIVGLLLLFRKTTTFGAVIILIFTGNVFISNIAYDGGEALYALYLISIALILTAYDALRIYNLVALRKPTAPNTVKISLSGQWRASRLVLKSLFIFFFVFLYGYKTYAAYHYDIYQYPKAKGLAGAAGLYNVSDFRINSKQLPYSQTDTNRWNDVVFEKWNTISIGSLKRFKADTSVTEEISRNNDDRKYELDGTTGRAYYSYVADTVKHVLLLKNRNSNYKADQFSLNYARSANGTIVLKGVDHNRDSVYAQLDKVNKKYLLQEAKQGRSKALKL, encoded by the coding sequence ATGAGCACATTAACCACCAATCAAACTAAATGGAAAGGATACGAAAAGGCAGCTTTTCGGTTCTTCTTCATTTATTTTGTGCTGCAGGCCCTTCCGTTAGATTGGAAGTACTTCGGCAACCTGTTCCGCATTCAATGGGGCAGCCTGAGCTTTGGCGATATTTTTTACATCAGCCGCTATACACCTCAATTTGTATCGGGCAGCACCACACCCGGCACCTGGGGTATAGGCACCCTTGCCGATTGGGCGCTGTTAGCGGGCATCGCACTAATTGGCGCTATTGTGTGGAGCCTGAGCGATAAAAAGAGCGAGAACTACAATAAGCTGTACTATTGGCTGCGGGTGATATTGCGCTATCGTTTGGCTATTGGCATTATCGCTTACGGCTTTATCAAGTTTTTCCCGATGCAGTCGCCGCTGCCATCCATCAGCAATTTAAATACTTCTTATGGCGATTTTAACCGTTGGAAGTTGTTTTCATTAAGCCTGGGTATTGTGCCGGGTTATGAATCGTTTTTAGGTTTGGTAGAGATAATTGTAGGCCTGTTATTACTCTTCCGCAAAACAACAACGTTTGGAGCGGTAATTATCCTTATATTTACGGGCAACGTATTCATCTCCAACATCGCTTATGATGGTGGCGAAGCCCTTTATGCGCTTTACCTTATCAGCATAGCTTTAATCTTAACTGCTTATGATGCCTTGCGCATTTATAATCTTGTTGCTTTACGCAAACCAACAGCACCAAATACCGTGAAAATTTCTTTAAGCGGGCAATGGCGCGCATCGCGTTTGGTGCTTAAAAGCCTGTTTATTTTCTTTTTCGTTTTCCTGTATGGATATAAAACCTATGCGGCTTACCATTACGATATTTATCAATACCCTAAAGCTAAAGGCTTAGCCGGAGCGGCAGGCTTATATAATGTTAGCGATTTCAGGATCAACAGCAAACAGCTGCCGTACTCACAAACGGATACTAACCGTTGGAATGATGTTGTCTTTGAAAAATGGAATACCATCAGCATTGGCTCATTAAAAAGGTTTAAGGCTGATACATCTGTTACCGAAGAGATCAGCAGGAATAATGATGACCGCAAGTATGAGCTTGACGGCACCACAGGGCGCGCTTACTACAGCTATGTAGCCGATACTGTGAAACACGTTTTGCTGCTTAAAAACAGGAATAGTAACTACAAGGCCGATCAGTTTTCGCTTAACTACGCCCGATCTGCAAACGGTACCATCGTCCTGAAAGGGGTTGATCATAATCGGGATTCTGTTTACGCGCAGTTGGATAAGGTTAATAAAAAATATCTTCTGCAAGAGGCAAAACAGGGCAGGAGTAAAGCACTAAAACTTTAA
- a CDS encoding phytoene desaturase family protein, producing the protein MKPEKRDYDAVIVGSGPNGLAAAILLQQHGLSVLLLEGKDKIGGGLRTEELTLPGFKHDVCSAIHPLAVGSPFFETLPLEQFGLEYIYPEVAAAHPFDNGTAAVLKKSIIETADGLGADRDAYIKLMAHLVKTWPGLAADVLGPLTFPKHPVDLAVFGLDALTSSTHLAKRFKTEEVKGLLAGMAAHSIQPLTNLTTSAIALVLMANGHLKGWPVPKGGSVKIADALAAYFISIGGKIETNTYISAFDQLPSANAVLFDITPKQLLQIAGHKFSSLYKWQMERYRYGMGVFKVDWALDEAIPFTAEGARQAGTVHIGGTMREIAFGEQQIWDGQHPEKPFVMVAQQSLFDNSRAPEGKHTGWAYCHVPNGSNKDMTGIIEKQIERFAPGFRERIIGRHTFNTRQLENYNPNYIGGDINGGVIDIGQLFTRPVLRRSPYRTSAKGIYICSSSTPPGGGVHGMCGYHSAKRALKNVFNISIKS; encoded by the coding sequence ATGAAACCGGAAAAACGTGATTATGACGCAGTAATAGTAGGCTCGGGGCCAAACGGCCTTGCGGCAGCCATATTATTACAACAACACGGGCTTTCGGTTTTATTGCTGGAAGGCAAGGACAAAATTGGCGGCGGCCTACGCACCGAAGAGCTTACCTTACCCGGCTTTAAACATGATGTTTGCTCGGCCATTCATCCGCTGGCGGTTGGTTCACCATTTTTTGAGACTTTGCCTTTGGAGCAATTTGGCTTAGAATATATCTACCCGGAAGTTGCCGCGGCGCATCCCTTTGATAACGGTACGGCCGCGGTACTTAAAAAATCGATCATCGAAACGGCAGATGGATTGGGTGCCGACCGGGATGCCTATATCAAACTAATGGCGCACCTGGTAAAAACATGGCCCGGTTTGGCTGCGGACGTATTAGGCCCGCTTACGTTTCCGAAACATCCGGTTGATTTGGCCGTGTTTGGATTGGATGCCCTGACCTCATCAACCCATTTGGCTAAACGTTTTAAAACCGAAGAGGTCAAAGGGCTTTTGGCCGGGATGGCAGCGCACAGCATCCAGCCTTTAACTAATTTAACTACATCGGCTATAGCTTTGGTGCTGATGGCTAACGGCCATTTAAAAGGCTGGCCGGTACCTAAAGGAGGGTCGGTAAAAATTGCCGATGCTTTGGCCGCGTATTTTATATCGATAGGAGGTAAGATAGAAACCAACACATATATCTCGGCTTTTGATCAACTGCCGTCTGCGAATGCTGTCCTGTTTGATATTACTCCTAAACAATTACTTCAAATTGCCGGGCATAAGTTTTCATCGCTTTACAAATGGCAAATGGAACGCTACCGCTATGGCATGGGGGTTTTTAAGGTAGATTGGGCGCTTGATGAAGCTATTCCGTTTACCGCGGAAGGGGCGAGGCAAGCCGGAACGGTACACATTGGCGGCACAATGCGTGAAATTGCCTTCGGCGAGCAGCAGATCTGGGATGGCCAACATCCCGAGAAACCATTTGTAATGGTAGCTCAACAAAGCCTTTTTGATAACAGCCGTGCGCCCGAGGGTAAACATACAGGATGGGCCTACTGCCACGTACCGAACGGATCGAATAAGGATATGACCGGGATTATCGAAAAACAAATAGAACGCTTTGCGCCCGGATTTCGGGAACGCATCATCGGCAGGCATACTTTTAATACCCGCCAGTTGGAGAATTATAACCCCAATTATATCGGCGGGGATATAAACGGTGGCGTTATAGATATCGGCCAGCTGTTTACCCGCCCGGTATTGCGACGTTCGCCTTATCGCACTTCGGCGAAGGGGATCTATATCTGTTCATCATCAACGCCGCCGGGAGGCGGGGTGCATGGCATGTGCGGCTATCATTCGGCCAAACGTGCACTAAAAAATGTTTTTAACATCAGCATAAAATCATAA